The nucleotide sequence GAGGTCGCGCGCGCGACGGGATCTGAGAGCAGCGGGTCGGACATTGCGGCCTGGCCTGAAGTCGTGATCGATGTGCGAGGCGGTTATGGCAGCGAAACGGCACGATGGATAGAAGCCGGATCGTCGAACGGATGTCTCATGCGATCTTCAGCGTGAGGTCGTTGCCTTCCGTTTCGGCAAAGCCCGCCTGCAGCACCTCTTCGCGCTTGTGGCGCAGATGCGCGCGCAGGATGTGGGAGAGGCCGGCACCGTCGCGGCGCTGGAGCGCGTTGAGGATCGCCTCGTGTTCCTTCACGGCGAGCGCCCAGCGTTGCGGCGTCATCGGCGTGACGTAACGCGCGCGGCGAATGCGCGCGGTCACGGACGCATACAGCCCCGCGAGCGCGGGGTTTCCGGCCGCGGCGACGATGGCCTCGTGGATGGCGCGGTTGCCGCGGTAGTACTGGATCAAATCGCCTTCGCGATAATGCTGCACCATGTCCGCATGCGCGGCCGCGATCGCGTCGAGCTCGGCATCGGTGATGCGCTCGCAGGCGAGCTCGCCGGCGAGGGCTTCCAGCCCCTGGCAGACCTCGAACAGGTCGCGCATGTCCTTGTCGGTCAGCTTTGCCGCGCGCGAGCCGCGATGCGGCAGTAGCTGCACGA is from Bradyrhizobium xenonodulans and encodes:
- a CDS encoding GntR family transcriptional regulator, with product MLHEEVVGRIRAILLDGEITPGARIPERELCDRLQISRTPLREALKVLAAEGLVQLLPHRGSRAAKLTDKDMRDLFEVCQGLEALAGELACERITDAELDAIAAAHADMVQHYREGDLIQYYRGNRAIHEAIVAAAGNPALAGLYASVTARIRRARYVTPMTPQRWALAVKEHEAILNALQRRDGAGLSHILRAHLRHKREEVLQAGFAETEGNDLTLKIA